One Colius striatus isolate bColStr4 chromosome 7, bColStr4.1.hap1, whole genome shotgun sequence DNA segment encodes these proteins:
- the KIF23 gene encoding kinesin-like protein KIF23 isoform X4 — MKAARARTPRRPALKKPSQPILKDPVGVYCRVRPLSRPDQECCIEVINETTVQIHPPDGYRVFRNGEYRETQYSFKEVFGTLVIQKELFDVVAKPLVEDLIRGKNGLLFTYGVTGSGKTHTMTGSPGDGGLLPRCLDMIFNSIGPFQAKRFVFKLDDKNGVDVQCEVDALLERQKRDAMPVPKTPSSKRQMDPEFADMINVQDHCKVEEIDEDNVYSVFVSYIEIYNNYIYDLLEDSPFEPIKPKWNNCNTPVRNGDFIPPQSKILREDQNHNMYVTGCTEVEVKSTEEAFEVFWRGQKKRRIANTQLNRESSRSHGVFIIKLAQAPLDADGDNVLQEKEQIILSQLSLVDLAGSERTNRTKAEGSRLREAGNINQSLMTLRTCIEVLRENQLYGTNKMVPYRDSKLTHLFKNYFDGEGKVRMIVCVNPKAEDYEESLQVMRFAEMTQEVEVARPVDRPLCGLTPGRRFRNQAFREELSRKLEMRGGPINGETEEQSASEMFLQSFPPLPSCELLDVNDDQTLPKLIEVLEKRHKLRQMLSEEFAKNVLAFKTMLQEFDSGVISKENYIQGKLSEKEKTIAGQKMELERLEKKIKTLEYKIEILEKTATIYEEDKRNLQQELESKSQKLQRQASDKRRLEARLQGMVAETTMKWEKECERRVAAKQLEMQNKLWVKDEKLKQLKAIVTEPKNEKPERPSRERDRQKPVQRSASPPAVPNLPPVRLRHRRSRSAGERWVDHKPPSNVPTETVMQPQVPHAITVAAASEKALAKCDKYMLTHQELASDGEIETKLIKGDVFKTRGGGQAVQFTEIETLKQESPPGRKRRSSPLNPDPPEDAADSDWTDVETRCSVAVEMKAGSTLGPGYQHHAQPKRRKP; from the exons ATGAAGGCGGC TAGGGCCCGGACCCCGCGCAGGCCGGCGCTGAAGAAGCCGTCGCAGCCCATCCTGAAGGACCCCGTGGGG GTGTACTGCAGGGTACGGCCGCTCAGCCGCCCGGACCAGGAGTGCTGCATCGAGGTGATCAACGAGACCACGGTGCAGATCCACCCGCCCGATGGATACAGGGTGTTCCGCAACGGGGAATACCGAGAG acaCAGTATTCGTTTAAGGAAGTGTTTGGCACCCTTGTTATCCAGAAGGAGCTTTTTGACGTGGTGGCTAAACCTCTAGTGGAAGATCTCATTCGTGGCAAAAATG GTCTCCTTTTTACATACGGTGTGACAGGCAGTGGGAAAACTCACACCATGACAGGATCTCCTGGTGATGGAGGGCTTCTCCCACGCTGTCTGGACATGATCTTCAACAGCATAGGACCATTCCAGGCCAAGAGATTT GTTTTTAAGCTTGATGACAAGAACGGTGTGGATGTTCAGTGTGAAGTAGATGCTCTGTTGGAGCGCCAGAAGAGAGATGCCATGCCTGTTCCAAAAACTCCATCTAGCAA GCGACAAATGGATCCAGAATTTGCTGATATGATCAATGTCCAAGATCACTGCAAAGTGGAAGAAATTGATGAAGATAATGTCTACAGTGTCTTTGTCTCCTATATTGAGATCTACAACAACTACATCTATGACCTCTTGGAGGATTCTCCCTTTGAGCCCATAAAACCAAA GTGGAACAATTGCAACACTCCTGTGCGAAATGGTGACTTTAT acCCCCACAATCCAAAATACTTCGTGAGGACCAGAATCACAACATGTATGTCACAGGGTGCACGGAAGTAGAGGTGAAATCGACAGAAGAAgcttttgaagtgttttggaGAG GGCAGAAGAAGAGGCGGATTGCAAACACTCAGCTGAATCGAGAATCCAGTCGCTCTCATGGTGTTTTTATCATCAAGTTGGCTCAGGCACCTTTGGATGCAGATGGAGATAACGTGCTGCAG GAGAAAGAACAGATCATTCTAAGCCAGCTGTCCTTAGTTGATCTGGCTGGAAGTGAGAGAACCAACAGAACAAAAGCTGAAGGGAGCAGGCTACGAGAAGCAG GTAACATTAATCAGTCACTCATGACATTAAGAACATGTATCGAAGTTCTGCGGGAAAACCAGCTGTATGGAACAAATAAG ATGGTTCCCTACAGAGATTCCAAACTGACTCATCTCTTCAAGAACTATTTTGACGGAGAAGGAAAAGTGCGCATGATCGTGTGCGTTAATCCCAAAGCTGAGGACTACGAGGAAAGCCTG CAAGTCATGCGCTTTGCAGAAATGACGCAGGAAGTGGAAGTTGCGAGACCCGTGGATCGACCGCTCTGCGGCTTAACGCCCGGCCGGCGCTTCAGGAACCAGGCCTTCAGGGAGGAGCTCAGCAGGAAGCTGGAGATGAGGGGTGGCCCAATAAATGGAG AAACAGAAGAGCAATctgcttcagaaatgtttttgcaGAGCTTTCCTCCGTTGCCTTCATGTGAGCTACTGGATGTTAATGATGATCAAACACTCCCAAAGCTCATTGAGGTCCTGGAAAAACGCCATAAACTACGACAAATGTTGTCAGAGGAGTTTGCCAAAAATG TGCTTGCCTTTAAAACTATGCTGCAAGAATTTGACTCGGGTGTTATATCCAAGGAGAACTATATTCAAGGCAAACTGtctgagaaagagaaaacaatagCAGGACAGAAAATGGAGCTGGAACGCCTGGAGAAGAAGATTAAAACTTTGGAGTACAAG aTTGAGATTTTGGAGAAAACAGCAACAATTTATGAGGAAGACAAACGTAACCTCCAGCAGGAACTGGAAAGCAAGAGCCAGAAACTGCAGCGTCAGGCTTCTGACAAGCGGCGGCTGGAGGCTCGACTGCAGGGCATGGTGGCAGAAACAACCATGAAGTGGGAGAAGGAGTGT GAGCGTCGTGtagcagcaaagcagctggaGATGCAGAATAAACTTTGGGTCAAAGATGAAAAACTGAAGCAGCTGAAGGCCATTGTTACTGAACCCAAAAATGAGAAGCCAGAGAGGCCTTCACGGGAGAGAGACCGACAGAAGCCCGTTCAGAGATCAGCGTCTCCTCCAGCAGTACCT AACCTCCCTCCAGTTCGCCTCAGACACCGCCGCTCGCGCTCGGCCGGGGAGCGATGGGTGGATCATAAACCACCTTCTAACGTGCCCACTGAGACAGTCATGCAGCCCCAGGTGCCTCACGCCATCACGGTGGCTGCTGCCAGTGAGAAGGCACTAGCTAAGTGTGACAAGTACATGCTGACGCACCAGGAGCTTGCCTCTGATGGGGAGATTGAGACAAAGCTCATCAAG GGTGATGTGTTCAAAACCCGGGGCGGTGGACAGGCTGTGCAGTTCACAGAGATAGAGACTCTGAAGCAGGAATCTCCACCTGG TCGCAAGAGAAGATCATCCCCTCTCAATCCTGACCCCCCTGAGGATGCTGCAGACTCTGACTGGACTGATGTAGAAACCAGA tGTTCTGTGGCAGTGGAGATGAAGGCAGGATCAACCCTTGGACCTGGGTATCAGCATCATGCTCAGCCCAA GCGCAGAAAGCCGTGA
- the KIF23 gene encoding kinesin-like protein KIF23 isoform X1: protein MKAARARTPRRPALKKPSQPILKDPVGVYCRVRPLSRPDQECCIEVINETTVQIHPPDGYRVFRNGEYRETQYSFKEVFGTLVIQKELFDVVAKPLVEDLIRGKNGLLFTYGVTGSGKTHTMTGSPGDGGLLPRCLDMIFNSIGPFQAKRFVFKLDDKNGVDVQCEVDALLERQKRDAMPVPKTPSSKRQMDPEFADMINVQDHCKVEEIDEDNVYSVFVSYIEIYNNYIYDLLEDSPFEPIKPKWNNCNTPVRNGDFIPPQSKILREDQNHNMYVTGCTEVEVKSTEEAFEVFWRGQKKRRIANTQLNRESSRSHGVFIIKLAQAPLDADGDNVLQEKEQIILSQLSLVDLAGSERTNRTKAEGSRLREAGNINQSLMTLRTCIEVLRENQLYGTNKMVPYRDSKLTHLFKNYFDGEGKVRMIVCVNPKAEDYEESLQVMRFAEMTQEVEVARPVDRPLCGLTPGRRFRNQAFREELSRKLEMRGGPINGETEEQSASEMFLQSFPPLPSCELLDVNDDQTLPKLIEVLEKRHKLRQMLSEEFAKNVLAFKTMLQEFDSGVISKENYIQGKLSEKEKTIAGQKMELERLEKKIKTLEYKIEILEKTATIYEEDKRNLQQELESKSQKLQRQASDKRRLEARLQGMVAETTMKWEKECERRVAAKQLEMQNKLWVKDEKLKQLKAIVTEPKNEKPERPSRERDRQKPVQRSASPPAVPPSSNCITQVPHSQRLVGTPQAHRRSNSCSSISVASCVMEWEQKTPSHKPTSGTSHARSRQEPGQSRDYNSSDRRRGMCWTGVTELSRRRDELEIEEDQSCRNLPPVRLRHRRSRSAGERWVDHKPPSNVPTETVMQPQVPHAITVAAASEKALAKCDKYMLTHQELASDGEIETKLIKGDVFKTRGGGQAVQFTEIETLKQESPPGRKRRSSPLNPDPPEDAADSDWTDVETRCSVAVEMKAGSTLGPGYQHHAQPKRRKP from the exons ATGAAGGCGGC TAGGGCCCGGACCCCGCGCAGGCCGGCGCTGAAGAAGCCGTCGCAGCCCATCCTGAAGGACCCCGTGGGG GTGTACTGCAGGGTACGGCCGCTCAGCCGCCCGGACCAGGAGTGCTGCATCGAGGTGATCAACGAGACCACGGTGCAGATCCACCCGCCCGATGGATACAGGGTGTTCCGCAACGGGGAATACCGAGAG acaCAGTATTCGTTTAAGGAAGTGTTTGGCACCCTTGTTATCCAGAAGGAGCTTTTTGACGTGGTGGCTAAACCTCTAGTGGAAGATCTCATTCGTGGCAAAAATG GTCTCCTTTTTACATACGGTGTGACAGGCAGTGGGAAAACTCACACCATGACAGGATCTCCTGGTGATGGAGGGCTTCTCCCACGCTGTCTGGACATGATCTTCAACAGCATAGGACCATTCCAGGCCAAGAGATTT GTTTTTAAGCTTGATGACAAGAACGGTGTGGATGTTCAGTGTGAAGTAGATGCTCTGTTGGAGCGCCAGAAGAGAGATGCCATGCCTGTTCCAAAAACTCCATCTAGCAA GCGACAAATGGATCCAGAATTTGCTGATATGATCAATGTCCAAGATCACTGCAAAGTGGAAGAAATTGATGAAGATAATGTCTACAGTGTCTTTGTCTCCTATATTGAGATCTACAACAACTACATCTATGACCTCTTGGAGGATTCTCCCTTTGAGCCCATAAAACCAAA GTGGAACAATTGCAACACTCCTGTGCGAAATGGTGACTTTAT acCCCCACAATCCAAAATACTTCGTGAGGACCAGAATCACAACATGTATGTCACAGGGTGCACGGAAGTAGAGGTGAAATCGACAGAAGAAgcttttgaagtgttttggaGAG GGCAGAAGAAGAGGCGGATTGCAAACACTCAGCTGAATCGAGAATCCAGTCGCTCTCATGGTGTTTTTATCATCAAGTTGGCTCAGGCACCTTTGGATGCAGATGGAGATAACGTGCTGCAG GAGAAAGAACAGATCATTCTAAGCCAGCTGTCCTTAGTTGATCTGGCTGGAAGTGAGAGAACCAACAGAACAAAAGCTGAAGGGAGCAGGCTACGAGAAGCAG GTAACATTAATCAGTCACTCATGACATTAAGAACATGTATCGAAGTTCTGCGGGAAAACCAGCTGTATGGAACAAATAAG ATGGTTCCCTACAGAGATTCCAAACTGACTCATCTCTTCAAGAACTATTTTGACGGAGAAGGAAAAGTGCGCATGATCGTGTGCGTTAATCCCAAAGCTGAGGACTACGAGGAAAGCCTG CAAGTCATGCGCTTTGCAGAAATGACGCAGGAAGTGGAAGTTGCGAGACCCGTGGATCGACCGCTCTGCGGCTTAACGCCCGGCCGGCGCTTCAGGAACCAGGCCTTCAGGGAGGAGCTCAGCAGGAAGCTGGAGATGAGGGGTGGCCCAATAAATGGAG AAACAGAAGAGCAATctgcttcagaaatgtttttgcaGAGCTTTCCTCCGTTGCCTTCATGTGAGCTACTGGATGTTAATGATGATCAAACACTCCCAAAGCTCATTGAGGTCCTGGAAAAACGCCATAAACTACGACAAATGTTGTCAGAGGAGTTTGCCAAAAATG TGCTTGCCTTTAAAACTATGCTGCAAGAATTTGACTCGGGTGTTATATCCAAGGAGAACTATATTCAAGGCAAACTGtctgagaaagagaaaacaatagCAGGACAGAAAATGGAGCTGGAACGCCTGGAGAAGAAGATTAAAACTTTGGAGTACAAG aTTGAGATTTTGGAGAAAACAGCAACAATTTATGAGGAAGACAAACGTAACCTCCAGCAGGAACTGGAAAGCAAGAGCCAGAAACTGCAGCGTCAGGCTTCTGACAAGCGGCGGCTGGAGGCTCGACTGCAGGGCATGGTGGCAGAAACAACCATGAAGTGGGAGAAGGAGTGT GAGCGTCGTGtagcagcaaagcagctggaGATGCAGAATAAACTTTGGGTCAAAGATGAAAAACTGAAGCAGCTGAAGGCCATTGTTACTGAACCCAAAAATGAGAAGCCAGAGAGGCCTTCACGGGAGAGAGACCGACAGAAGCCCGTTCAGAGATCAGCGTCTCCTCCAGCAGTACCT CCTTCTAGTAACTGTATCACTCAGGTCCCTCACAGCCAGCGGCTCGTGGGCACCCCGCAGGCGCACAGACGGTCTAATTCTTGTAGCAGCATTTCTGTGGCATCTTGTGTTATGGAATGGGAGCAGAAAACCCCTTCGCACAAACCTACCAGTGGCACTTCTCATGCAAGGAGTAGACAAGAACCAGGACAAAGTAGAGACTATAACTCCTCAGACAGAAGGCGAGGGATGTGCTGGACTGGAGTCACTGAGCTTTCCAGGCGTAGAGATGAGCTAGAAATAGAAGAGGATCAAAGCTGCAGG AACCTCCCTCCAGTTCGCCTCAGACACCGCCGCTCGCGCTCGGCCGGGGAGCGATGGGTGGATCATAAACCACCTTCTAACGTGCCCACTGAGACAGTCATGCAGCCCCAGGTGCCTCACGCCATCACGGTGGCTGCTGCCAGTGAGAAGGCACTAGCTAAGTGTGACAAGTACATGCTGACGCACCAGGAGCTTGCCTCTGATGGGGAGATTGAGACAAAGCTCATCAAG GGTGATGTGTTCAAAACCCGGGGCGGTGGACAGGCTGTGCAGTTCACAGAGATAGAGACTCTGAAGCAGGAATCTCCACCTGG TCGCAAGAGAAGATCATCCCCTCTCAATCCTGACCCCCCTGAGGATGCTGCAGACTCTGACTGGACTGATGTAGAAACCAGA tGTTCTGTGGCAGTGGAGATGAAGGCAGGATCAACCCTTGGACCTGGGTATCAGCATCATGCTCAGCCCAA GCGCAGAAAGCCGTGA